The following are from one region of the Quercus robur chromosome 1, dhQueRobu3.1, whole genome shotgun sequence genome:
- the LOC126727761 gene encoding 50S ribosomal protein L4, chloroplastic — MATFTTTIPPSSLSFFSSSIFLPKLSSSSSLTFRPNSLKTQTKPLSVTSELATIPVLSFTGDKIGETQLEIKAAPPDTARAVVHRGIITDLQNKRRGTASTLTRAEVRGGGKKPYPQKKTGRARRGSTRTPLRPGGGVVFGPKPRDWTIKINRKEKRLAISTAIASALINTIVVEDFMNKFEGKPKTKEFIAAMRRWGLDPKEKSLFLMGEEEVSDNVRLSSRNIGTLKMLTPRTLNLFDILNADKLVLTPAAVEYLNARYGVNNSAYDDDDEEEEEEEQEEYEGEGEGEEGQGTEADENTNA; from the exons ATGGCAACGTTCACAACCACAATACCACCctcatctctctcattcttctcctcctccatcttccttccaaaactttcttcttcttcttctttaaccTTCAGACCCAATTccctcaaaacccaaaccaaaccccTCTCAGTCACCTCTGAGCTCGCCACCATCCCAGTCCTCTCCTTCACCGGCGACAAAATCGGAGAGACCCAACTCGAAATCAAGGCCGCCCCACCCGACACCGCCCGCGCCGTCGTTCACCGAGGCATCATCACTGACCTCCAGAACAAGCGCCGCGGCACCGCCTCCACCCTCACCCGCGCCGAAGTCCGAGGCGGCGGCAAAAAGCCCTACCCACAAAAAAAGACGGGCCGGGCCCGCCGCGGTTCGACCCGGACCCCGCTCAGGCCCGGCGGAGGCGTGGTATTTGGGCCTAAGCCCAGAGACTGGACCATCAAAATCAACAGGAAGGAGAAGAGGTTAGCGATATCGACCGCGATCGCAAGCGCTTTAATCAACACGATTGTGGTGGAGGATTTCATGAACAAGTTCGAGGGGAAGCCGAAGACGAAGGAGTTTATTGCGGCAATGAGGAGGTGGGGGCTTGATCCGAAGGAGAAGTCGCTGTTTTTGATGGGAGAAGAGGAGGTTTCGGATAATGTGAGGCTTTCGAGCCGGAATATCGGGACGCTGAAGATGTTGACGCCGAGGACTTTGAATTTGTTCGACATTTTGAATGCGGATAAGCTTGTGTTGACGCCTGCGGCGGTGGAGTATTTGAATGCCAGATATGGTGTTAATAATAGTGcctatgatgatgatgatgaggaagaagaagaagaagaacaagaagagtatgaaggagaaggagaaggagaagaaggacAAG GAACAGAGGCAGATGAAAATACTAATGCATGA